From Triticum aestivum cultivar Chinese Spring chromosome 4A, IWGSC CS RefSeq v2.1, whole genome shotgun sequence, a single genomic window includes:
- the LOC123084046 gene encoding E3 ubiquitin-protein ligase ZNRF4-like: protein MFNPEAFFQSYVACRDAIHQMLAQTPLVSEFDLAPDNWDDFLPHDLATLIVGVARRDADEQGGVALRYNVHVDLTIWVKIVYSEHKALLLACNQRAALTRCLFAATPTDCCVCMEDFAAAIDGDTTVRLPCSHAFHRACILPWFYKASTCPKCRHGLSMYLDAATDTPMGNFPGLPKPS, encoded by the coding sequence ATGTTCAATCCGGAAGCCTTCTTCCAGAGCTACGTggcctgccgcgacgccatccacCAGATGCTCGCGCAGACGCCGCTCGTCAGCGAGTTCGACCTCGCCCCCGACAACTGGGACGACTTCCTGCCCCACGATCTGGCCACGCTCATCGTGGGCGTGGCTCGGCGCGACGCCGATGAACAGGGGGGCGTCGCCCTTCGCTACAACGTCCACGTGGACCTCACCATCTGGGTCAAGATCGTCTACAGCGAGCACAAGGCGCTGCTCCTTGCCTGTAACCAGCGTGCCGCGCTGACACGGTGCCTGTTCGCGGCGACGCCGACCGACTGCTGTGTGTGCATGGAGGATTTCGCGGCGGCGATAGACGGCGACACCACCGTGAGGCTGCCGTGCTCCCACGCCTTCCACCGCGCCTGCATTTTGCCGTGGTTTTACAAGGCGTCCACATGCCCAAAGTGTCGCCATGGCTTGTCCATGTACCTTGATGCCGCCACCGACACACCAATGGGGAACTTCCCCGGCCTCCCCAAACCTTCCtga